CCTTAGCTGCTCAGTGGATTTTTCTTCTGTCCTCCAGCCTCCTGTTTTCTTTTCTGAATTTTATTCAGCCGTTCGGTGATTTGGCTAGGTCCCTTGACTCTGCATTCGATTGGATGTGGCAGTGGAGCATGTTTAGGCGATCTCCACATGTAGCTTCGATTCAGGTGCACTTAATTCGGGTCAGTCTGTAGTTTCTTtacttttcatgttttaagattCTGGGGTCCTTCTCCAGCTTCTTTGAGGTTACATACTAATTCCTTAACTTCCAGCATGCTGTAAGGTTGTTTTGTATCTTACTtggaggtctggaggcttgtgtgcttcaacattaagtgtttattggtaacacataactGTATACATCTCTAAGGGATAGCCCTAGGTACTATCACCATACTGGCTTCTGCTAGACTTCTACTGAACTCAGTTCACTATCATGTAACTCGCTACATCATAATGTGGTTgctactgtttccccagtcccactgctggtctagccagcagcactcatgaatgaacaaaaaaaaaacccttactaacccgaacacccttatactacaccaccCACTACTCACGTGATTTTGGAACCCCCTcccagctctttttaaaatttattcacgggctatgggcttcattggctgggccagcatttattgtctatccctggttgcccttgagaaggtggtggtgagctgccttcttgaacctctgcaggtcatgtggtgtaggtacaaccataagcgctgttaagaagggagttccaggatctctAAAGATTTCCCTAAAACTAATGGTATTAATAATGGAGGGGGTAAAGTGATGGTTTATAAATAAAAGATAATGACAGCAATATCAGTATCACGGCGAATGGGAGGCTAAATATTAGCCTGCTAGGAGTCTGAATGTGTTGTTGTAAATGACTTGCTTATTCCGGTAACCATATGACTAATATCTTGTCATTAGTCTTATTACTGTTTGTGGGCTCTTACTGTGTTTAATCTGGCCGACGCCATCACAATAGTCACCAcactccaacaaaaacaaaagtacttcattgtctgtgaaACGCTTTGGGTCGTCCCAAGGAGATGAAACATGATCACAAGTACAAGTTCTGGTTCTCCTGCTAGCACGTGGTACAGCAAAAAACCTGCCCTTGACACTAACTAACCCCCAGGGTTCCTCCTACAGCCCACGTATAACATGTCCTCAATGCTAGAGCGGTTTCTGTTTATTGGTGGGGGTTTAATGAGATGCTGTTCCAGTTTTAAACTAACCAATCGGGATGAACATAACAAAACAAAGCCAGCAGCCCGCCCAGTAGGGAGAGGAGCCATTTTGAACTGGTGAATTGGGAGCAAATGAAACCCAAATTCACAACCACcacccaaaaaaaaaacacagaatgaAGGCGGCATTAAACAAGAGGAGAAATTGTGACAAACAAGAAGCCGCCGGCGGCGaccccgccgccgccgccgccgctttTCTTTATTTCAATGAGACGGGCAAGGGAACGGCTGCAGCGTAACATTGTTTCCCTCctaaccacgccccccccccacccacccctcaaaaAAAAAGCTGGGCTAAGGCGCGCTCTGATTGGCTGCAACGCTGTATttcaacccaaccccaccccctcctccccgggTTCGGCGCCAGGCGCTTTCTGATTGGCGGTGGCGCTGTATCCGCTAGGCGCGCTCCGATTGGCGGTGGCGCTGTATCCGCTAGGCGCGCTCCGATTGGCTGACCGCCAGACAGTTCCCTTGTCTCTGGGTTCCATTTTCTGCTACATTCAGACGGGGGGCGGAGTTTGGGTCAGTTTCTCGCTCCGGCAGTTGACGGTCAGAGTAAAACCGGGACGAGCGCTCGGCGTGCAGAGATCAGATAGCACCGGGGTCCGTGCCAGGGCCGAGTGGGTGAGAGTCCGGGTTTGGGAGGGGTCGGTACCGggggtcggtctgtctgtctgtctgtctgtgtgtctctcccttcccccacccccacccccagaggcCCATGTTTGGCGGCCtgtattttgtttctctctctcctgcccctccGACTTGTTTTGAACCGGTGGCGGTggcgcggggggggggtgggggggaagattgCTTCTCCTTTCCGACCTCTCGGTTAACTCAGCCCCCAGTCTCGCCGTGCAACCACTTGTCCGAGGCTCGGAACAAATCGCATCGGGCAACGCatttctaccccccccccccccccccccccccccaacccaacacaacacaacacaacaccTTTGAAGAGGGAAAGATTGCGGTGATTGTTGTTTAAATGGCCGTTTTCCTGTCCCGTGACGGGGAAATTCTGCCTCGaaagttggtgggggtgggggtgggggtgggggggggggaagagtttAAATTGAACGTAATTTTCAAATAAAACTTTTTTTGTTTAGGAATAACagttccttttttttttgtttatcgaATAATTCCTACAACCCTTCTGcttgatttttgtttttggtggggaggtgggggggaggtggtgtgtttTTATGCTTTATTTTCAACGCTTTTTCTTCTTGCTCTTTGAAGGAAGTGACTTTTACCGAGCCCCTGGATGCCGAGCAGACCCATGTTGTGCTTGGCTGCACCATCTTCTGTCGGAGTTCGGCTCATGCAAATTCCTAACTGGGAGAAATCGGGGCGATTGAGCAGAAGTGAGAGATTTGCGATAATCTGGAGGTCAAGTTTCCAGAAAGCCTGGGGCAAGGTGGTCGACGAGTTTTGGGATTTTTCGACCAAGAGGTAGGTGTGAGCAGGAGGTGCGGGGCAggcagaccccccccccccgccccgagtCGATATGAAGGAGGTTAGGATGGAACAAACTAAACCCTACACCCAGACGATGGTGAAACACTCCTCCGAGCAGTTGTTAATCCCGTTTTAACTATCGACTTCCACCCTTTCTCGAGCTGCCGTAAACTTAAATGGTGACAGCATCCATTCCGTTTCAAAGATCAGATGTGGCTGCTAACATTAATGTAGTGAGTGCCATTTGATCCAGAACTGAGGGTGAGaagttattctttcatggggagtggggggggggggggggatagatGTATTTCTTCAACCTGTTCACATTCCAAACCAGTGTTCCAGAAGTGATGTTTTGGGGGTTAATTAGGGTCGTACCTTGGCGTTGAAAGAGTATTCTGTACTCTTTGGCGGTGTATTCATAAGAAAAATGTTTTTCGTTAATTTCCTACTTTGCTGCCTTCTCTTAGAATCCCAAGTGTCTGTAAATCTTCCTGGGCTGCTTCATGGATTGTGCTGTCAGTTTGCAGTGACATCACTTCCATTTTAATTTCAGTAAACACTGCTTGTAACGGCACAGCTGATTTTGAAAATCAGAGGTTTCCGTTTAGTCGCATGTGAACACTGTTATGCCCTGTGTCTAAGTGATATAATTGTTCCTCTAAAGCTACTTTGAAAGCTTTTTTATTTGGGAGAGGAAAGGACTATCATTGGCGGTTTGCAGTGAAACTGCTCTGCTGTCCCAGTACGTGGTTAGAATAGAATCAATGTAGCTTGTAGTTCACACTTAAACAAAATTCAAATTTTTAAACCGTAAATGCAAAAAATCATGCCTAGCCCCAAGCTGAAATACTGTAGCACCTTCTTTCCAAGGCACCATTTTCTAAATATATTTGCGATGAATTATTCAAACGTGCAAGAGTTAGACTTAAAATTGGCCTTTTTTTTGTTTGTACAGGTGAAGGTTTCTTTAAAGAGAAAATGGGAGGTGTGGAAAGATTAAACATCCCAATATCTCAACCAAGCCATGGGACTCCAAAGAGGAACCAACACTTAAGCAATAGCAGACAGAAAAACAACGACGATCTTTACCATGTGAAGACAATGCACAAGAAAGGCGAGAAGGGACATGGACGGTATCCATTTATCTCTGAAATGTGTCAGGTTGTGCAGAAGGAAGGGAAGAATGTTGTGCACTTTACTGCAAACAATCAGAATTGGGAGGCAGTTCTGAGCAGCTCAAATACACTGTTTAGATCACGATGTGATCAAAATTATGCTGGAGCCAAGTTTAGTGAGCCACCATCACCAAGTGTATTACCCAAGCCTCCAAGTCATTGGGTACACATTCCTCTGGAGCCTTCAGATCACACTGAAATGGCCTTTCAGTTGAAGTCCATGCTTAAAGTGCAGGCATAGACTATTTGTTGGTTATAGAAGGACCACACAGCTGGAAACACTTAATAGTTTCTAATTCTATTATTTAAtacaggagatttttttttaaaaaaagcactgcCTTTATTGTTCTTCCAGGCTGAATGTTTGCTTTATGTAAACTGGTTCAGTTTTGATTTGTGACCAGTTGTACAGAGGGAATTTGTTTCCTCTTCTCATTCTGCCTTCCTCCTTTTCCTCTTTACCTGTGAATAGGAAACTAATTTCAATTTTAGCACTGCAGCTCCTGTGTTTTGAGTGCTGGGTGTTGCCTACTATGGAACTTTCATTATGATTGATCCTGCCCAAAAAGTGCTGAGAATACATTGGCCATTTTGCTGAATTTGCCCAACTGATTGGGCAGCAGTAGcaagtgtgtatgtatgtattttgtatatatttatatattcatGTTCTAGAAAACATGCTTCGTTACCTCTTTTGGAACTCCTGATATTAAATTGGTCCTTAGTTTTTGGTTACTGAGGAAGACTCCCATACTAAAGTACCTAATGCACAAGGCTTGCTACGAGATGAAATCACATCTGCCAGTGTTAAATGTGTTGGGGGTCTTTTTGTGTTTTAACGTATATTTTCATTGAGAAGTGCAGCTTTGATGTTGCCAACCTACTGAGGCAAGTACCGTACTGAATAGGCAACCATTTAAAAATCTGCTCAGTTTTATTAACAGATTATTGAGCATTTGCCTGTTATTGCTAAGGTTAATACTAGACCTTTATAAATATCCATGATGTAAACTTTTATTTTGCCTGTCTTCAAATGAGCACTTTCAAAAGTTGCTCCATTCTATTTTAATGTAAAACTGGAATACAAATTTCAATTGGTTTGAAATTTATCACTTGCCAAAAAGAAACTTTTGTACAGAGGACAAAGGTCTGTGTTAATTTTAGAATTGTCAGATATTGTGTAAGAATGAAGCTAGTTAAAATTAATGTGCAAGTTATTAACTTCTGGCCAGTTTCTTTTTGAAACCTTTTAACTTGTAGAAAGAGCCACAAATAATGTAAAACTTGTAGCATATGTATATTATAAGCAGGACTTTGCCTGCTGGATAAAGTATTTTAGTACAATAGCTAAATGTATAAATCATGCCACCTATTTCCTGGTGTGTCAAAACCTAAgaatattttgtttaaaaaaaaagatgagAAAGCACAAGTATTTCATGATGCTACATGTGACCAGTGAGCTTGCATATATTTGTTTTAAGaagaaattactttttttttttactgcttgCAGGGAAAAAGCTCTAGAAACTGTattttctattttaaaagaagttttttaaaaaaaaaatagtggTTGCTGCATATCCTGTAATGGTTATACGATTCGTTTTAAATGAACTGAAATGAGCGATCTGATCATAAATTTGTATTGCTGTTTGCACTTTTCACCATTGAAAGAAAATCCAATCCCAAGTGCGCAAAAGCTATAAATGGAGCAATTCTGTTACCTAAACCCCCGGGTTGTGACTAGCTTGGATTAGTGACTATTGTGATGCTGGCTCACCATTACCCCGTTGTACAGTCTGCTTTGAGAACACCGTATTTAAAGCTTTGGTTCCAAGAATGGTGGGCCAGTGGATGTTGATTATGCTTTGCTTAAGCGGTTAGCTTTGCCCCATATTTTTGTGTACCAGATTGTGATAGTAACCACAAAATTATCAAGATGTTTCTGATTTTTACTGATGTTTGGAATTTGTACTTTGATTTGGTTTAAGCACTTTCTAAGTTACAATTTTCTATAATCAAATTGACATTTCATTAGATCACTTTCATTATATCACAATTTTATGACCACTCCAGtgttctctccaccacccccaaaccATAAAATTTTGCCCTGATGTATTCAGCAGGCTCATCAATTCACTTATACAGTCTCCTTGGTTTTAGTGGTAATTTTGTCTGTTCTTGTCTCAGGTAACATGACAGAGGGACCACTGCTCATTCCAGAATAAATGTGTAATGGACATCATATCTTCCCCAGAAATGTGCCGTGTCCCTTGCTTAATTCAGGAGCCCTATGTGTCCAGTAAAATGATTTCCTAATACAAAACTACAATTGTGGCTTGGGATTCAGTTAATTTGAGATTGTTTATTAGCAGTTAAAATAATTCTGTAATGAAATGATTACCTCTTACCTTTTCATTTAGTTtttctaacaaattcccaaataaaTTTACTTAACACTGCTGAATTAAATGCAGTTTGGTATTGTGAATTGGTTTATATTAAAATAAAGTTttcacctttctctccctctttcttttccccccccccacccaccaacaaaATGTGTATTCTTTTTGTGCTATGATCATGGATTTGTGCAGTTCTCACCGGATGTTGCTATAAAATGAGGCCACTGAAGGATCGGGATGTGTAAAAACATGACTCCTATGTGCTGCTGAGATGTGGAGCAACTTgagtaatcctgcactgtcactCCTAACTTTAGTTGTTGCTTTTAATGGGTTTATTTATTGCCACTTTCTTGATGGTACAAAGCAAAGTTTAAGATTTGCAGCTCAGCTTGAACCATTTCACATTTTCATTAGATACGTTGTGTGATCACAGTTgttgcaatctgtaacctcggcCTGACATattccccccactctaccattaccatcaagcctggctcaatgaagaatgcaggaggggaTGTCAACTTGatgaagctacaaaacaggactacttgtatgccaaacagcataagtagcaagtgataaacagctaagtgctcccacaaccaacagatcagatctaagatctgcagtcctgccacatccagttgtgaatgatggtggacaattaagcaactcgcTGGAGgcagcagctccacaaatatccacctCTTCAATGATGGAAGGGGCCCAACACAGCAGTACAAAAgatcaggctgaagcatttgcaacaatcttcagccagaagggccgagtggatgatccatcatccagaggtccccagcatcatggatgtcagtcttcagccaattcaattcactccacatgatatcaagaaacggctgaaggctctgggccctgataatattccagcaatagtactgaagacttgtgctccagaacttatcGAGCTGCTAGCCAAGTTGTtctagtacaactacaacactggcatctacccagctatgtggaaaattgcctaggtatgtcctatacacaaaaagcaagacaagtccaacctggccaattaccatcccatcagtctactctcaatcatcaaagtaatggaaggtgtcttcaacagtgcttaacaacaacctgctcactgatgcccagtttgggttccaccagggccactcaactcctaatctcgttatagccttggttcaaatatggataaaagagcagaactcCTGCGGAGAGAGtggctgccttgacatcaaggcaacatttgatcgagtatggcatcaaggagccctagcaaaacttgagttaatgggaatcggggggagaaaactctccactagttgaagtcatacctagcacaaaggaatatggttgttggtggtcagtcatctcagctccaggacatcactgcaggagctcctcagggtagtgtcctaggcccaaccatcttcagctgcttcatcaatgaccttccttccattataaggtcagaagtggggatgttcactgatgattgcacaatgttcagcactattcatgactcctcagatactgaagtagtccatgtccaaatgcagcaagacctggacaatatccaggcttgggctgagaagtggcaagtaacattcacaccacacacgtgtcaggctatgaccatctccaaaaagagagaatccaaccatcgccccttgacgttcaatgacattaccataaatgaatcccccattatcaatatcctgggggttaccattcaccagaaactgaactggcctagccatataaatattgtggctgcaagaggtcagaggctaggaatcctgcgatgagtaactcacctcctgattcctcaaagcctgtccaccatcttacaaggcacaagtcaggagtgtgatggaatattccccccttacctggatgagtgcagttcctacaacgctgaagctggacaccgtccaggacaaagcagcctgcttggttggcaccacatccacaaacattcactcccttcaccaccaacacatggtagtagcagtgtgtaccatttacaagatgttcatgaattcatcaaggttccttcgacagcagcttccaaacccacaactaatagtacaagggcagcaggcaaatgggaacaccaccacctggaggttcccctccaagtcactcaccatcctgacttggaaatatatcacctttccctcactgtcactgggtcaaaatcctggaactccctccctaacaacactggttgtacctacaccacatggactgcagtggttcaacgccgcagctcaccatcacctcaaggGCAAACAGGgactggcaataaatgctgacccagccagcgaagcccacataccgCGAATGAATACTAGAGGGCAATGCTGGTGTAAGAGTCAATACAGCTAGAAAACAGAGATGCTAGCATTTAGCTGCATTCTACCATAAATCAGCATTAGCCAGACAAGGCAACTACACTGAGCAGTACTATTTTGTCATGCCACCTAACAACTTTCATTTTCATCCTTTTATTTTTATAGTTATAGGAACAAGTAAATAGTCAAATAAACATAGCACCCATTAATGTGGGACGAGAACAACTGGAACATTAGAAAATTCATTTAAATTAAGGACAGCTTTATTTAATGCTTTGACATTTTGGTAAGAGGATAAGGTAAATAATTAAGGGAGTAGTAGTTAATTTGATCATGGAGATGTTGCTCAGTACAGACTCATGTTTAAGAGAGATCACTAGATAAACATGGAATTCTGGTTGGTTT
The nucleotide sequence above comes from Carcharodon carcharias isolate sCarCar2 chromosome 19, sCarCar2.pri, whole genome shotgun sequence. Encoded proteins:
- the pnrc2 gene encoding proline-rich nuclear receptor coactivator 2; protein product: MGGVERLNIPISQPSHGTPKRNQHLSNSRQKNNDDLYHVKTMHKKGEKGHGRYPFISEMCQVVQKEGKNVVHFTANNQNWEAVLSSSNTLFRSRCDQNYAGAKFSEPPSPSVLPKPPSHWVHIPLEPSDHTEMAFQLKSMLKVQA